A part of Streptomyces sp. NBC_01210 genomic DNA contains:
- a CDS encoding shikimate dehydrogenase, translating into MSTPKRAAVLGSPIAHSLSPVLHRAAYAELGLAHWSYDRFEVDEAGLPEFVERLDDSWAGLSLTMPLKRAIIPLLDGISDTAASVEAVNTVVLTEDGRRLGDNTDIPGMVAALRERGVDKVESAAVLGAGATASSAVAALSRVCTGPVTAYVRSAARADEMRGWGERLGVEVRIADWAEATAALRAPLVIATTPAGATDELAHAVPARPGTLFDVLYDPWPTALAAAWSRHDGDVVGGLDLLVHQAVLQVEQMTGRTPAPLAAMRAAGEKALTSGGTA; encoded by the coding sequence GTGAGCACTCCGAAGCGGGCGGCGGTCCTCGGATCGCCGATCGCCCACTCCCTCTCTCCGGTCCTGCACCGGGCGGCCTACGCGGAACTCGGCCTCGCCCACTGGTCGTACGACCGTTTCGAGGTGGACGAGGCGGGGCTGCCGGAGTTCGTGGAGAGGCTCGACGACTCCTGGGCCGGGCTGTCGCTGACCATGCCGCTCAAGCGCGCGATCATTCCGCTGCTCGACGGCATCAGTGACACCGCGGCCTCGGTTGAAGCCGTCAACACGGTGGTCCTCACCGAGGACGGCCGCCGTCTCGGCGACAACACCGATATCCCCGGCATGGTCGCCGCACTGCGCGAGCGGGGCGTCGACAAGGTCGAATCGGCCGCGGTGCTGGGCGCGGGCGCGACCGCGTCGTCCGCTGTCGCCGCGCTCTCGCGGGTCTGTACAGGACCGGTCACCGCCTATGTACGCAGTGCCGCCCGGGCGGACGAGATGCGCGGCTGGGGCGAGCGGCTCGGTGTCGAGGTGCGTATCGCCGACTGGGCCGAGGCCACCGCGGCGCTGCGTGCGCCGCTGGTCATCGCCACCACGCCGGCCGGTGCCACCGACGAGCTGGCGCACGCCGTACCGGCCCGCCCCGGGACGCTCTTCGACGTGCTGTACGACCCCTGGCCGACCGCACTCGCCGCCGCCTGGTCGCGGCACGACGGAGACGTCGTCGGCGGCCTCGACCTCCTGGTCCACCAGGCGGTGCTTCAGGTCGAGCAGATGACGGGGCGGACCCCCGCCCCGCTCGCGGCCATGCGGGCCGCCGGAGAGAAGGCGCTGACCAGCGGCGGAACTGCGTGA
- the ruvX gene encoding Holliday junction resolvase RuvX, translated as MRRGRRLAIDVGDARIGVASCDPDGVLATPVETVPGRDVPAAHRRLRQIVEEYEPIEVVVGLPRSLSGGEGPAAVKVRGFAQELARGIAPIPVRLVDERMTTVTASQGLRASGVKSKKGRSVIDQAAAVVILQNALESERASGEAPGEGVEVVV; from the coding sequence ATGCGCAGAGGACGCCGTCTCGCGATCGACGTCGGGGACGCCCGGATCGGGGTCGCCTCGTGCGACCCCGACGGGGTCCTCGCCACGCCGGTGGAGACCGTGCCGGGACGCGATGTCCCGGCCGCCCACCGGCGGCTGCGGCAGATCGTCGAGGAGTACGAACCGATCGAGGTCGTCGTGGGCCTGCCCCGCTCGCTCAGCGGCGGTGAGGGCCCGGCCGCGGTCAAGGTCCGCGGCTTCGCGCAGGAGCTCGCACGCGGCATCGCTCCCATTCCGGTCCGACTGGTCGACGAGAGGATGACCACAGTGACGGCCAGTCAGGGGCTTCGCGCTTCGGGCGTGAAGTCCAAAAAGGGCCGGTCCGTCATCGACCAGGCTGCCGCTGTGGTGATCCTTCAGAACGCTCTGGAGTCCGAACGGGCGTCCGGTGAGGCACCCGGCGAGGGCGTCGAAGTGGTTGTCTGA
- the aroC gene encoding chorismate synthase translates to MSRLRWLTAGESHGPALVATLEGLPAGVPITTEMVADHLARRRLGYGRGARMKFERDEVTFLGGVRHGLTMGSPVAVMVGNTEWPKWEQVMSADPVDPNELAKLARNAPLTRPRPGHADLAGMQKYALEEARPILERASARETAARVALGAVARSYLKETTGIEIVSHVVELAAAKAPYGVVPVPADEAKLDADPVRCLDADASKAMVAEIDQAHKDGDTLGGVVEVLAYGVPVGLGSHVHWDRRLDARLAAALMGIQAIKGVEVGDGFELARVPGSKAHDEIVPTEDGIRRTSGRSGGTEGGMSTGELLRVRAAMKPIATVPRALATVDVATGEVAAAHHQRSDVCAVPAAGIVAEAMVALVLADAVAEKFGGDSVSETRRNVQSYLDNLHIR, encoded by the coding sequence TTGAGCAGGTTGCGTTGGCTGACGGCGGGGGAGTCGCACGGACCCGCACTGGTGGCGACGCTGGAGGGTCTTCCCGCCGGTGTGCCCATCACCACCGAGATGGTGGCGGACCACCTTGCCCGGCGGCGCCTCGGCTATGGACGCGGTGCGCGGATGAAGTTCGAGCGTGACGAGGTCACCTTCCTCGGTGGCGTACGGCACGGACTGACCATGGGCTCGCCGGTGGCAGTCATGGTGGGCAACACCGAGTGGCCGAAGTGGGAGCAGGTCATGTCGGCCGACCCGGTCGACCCCAATGAACTCGCGAAGCTGGCCCGCAACGCCCCGCTGACCCGCCCGCGCCCCGGCCACGCCGACCTGGCCGGCATGCAGAAGTACGCGCTCGAAGAGGCCCGGCCGATCCTGGAGCGGGCCAGCGCCCGCGAGACCGCGGCGCGTGTCGCGCTCGGCGCGGTCGCCCGCTCGTACCTCAAGGAGACGACGGGCATCGAGATCGTCTCCCACGTCGTCGAGCTGGCCGCCGCCAAGGCTCCGTACGGCGTGGTTCCCGTCCCCGCCGACGAGGCGAAGCTCGACGCGGATCCGGTGCGCTGCCTGGACGCGGACGCGTCGAAGGCGATGGTCGCGGAGATCGACCAGGCCCACAAGGACGGTGACACCCTCGGCGGCGTTGTCGAGGTGCTGGCCTACGGCGTGCCGGTCGGTCTCGGCTCGCATGTGCACTGGGACCGGCGCCTCGACGCCCGTCTCGCGGCCGCCCTGATGGGCATCCAGGCCATCAAGGGTGTCGAGGTCGGAGACGGCTTCGAGCTGGCGCGGGTACCGGGGTCGAAGGCGCACGACGAGATCGTGCCGACCGAGGACGGCATCCGCCGCACATCCGGCCGCTCCGGCGGTACGGAGGGCGGCATGTCCACCGGTGAACTGCTGCGCGTACGGGCCGCGATGAAGCCGATCGCGACCGTGCCGCGTGCGCTGGCCACGGTCGACGTCGCCACCGGCGAGGTCGCGGCCGCCCACCACCAGCGTTCCGACGTCTGTGCCGTACCGGCCGCCGGGATCGTGGCCGAGGCGATGGTGGCGCTCGTCCTCGCGGACGCCGTCGCCGAGAAGTTCGGCGGAGACAGCGTCTCCGAGACCCGCCGCAACGTGCAGTCCTACCTCGACAACCTGCACATCCGGTGA
- a CDS encoding shikimate kinase: protein MGSGKSTVGELLAERLGVAYRDTDADIVAAQGREISDIFVDEGEPYFRDLERKAVRAAVTEHPGVLALGGGAILDDSTRELLAGLPVAYLSMDVEEAVRRVGLNQARPLLAVNPRRQWRELMDARRHLYTEVARVVVATDDRTPEEVAQAVLDALELKDV, encoded by the coding sequence ATGGGCTCGGGAAAGTCCACCGTGGGTGAGCTGCTCGCCGAGCGGCTCGGCGTGGCCTACCGGGACACCGACGCCGATATCGTCGCGGCCCAGGGCCGGGAGATCTCGGACATCTTCGTCGACGAGGGCGAACCGTACTTCCGTGACCTCGAGCGCAAGGCCGTACGGGCCGCCGTGACCGAGCACCCCGGAGTGCTCGCACTCGGCGGCGGCGCGATCCTCGACGACTCGACCCGTGAACTGCTGGCGGGCCTGCCCGTCGCCTATCTCTCGATGGACGTGGAGGAGGCGGTCCGGCGGGTCGGCCTCAACCAGGCGCGCCCGCTGCTCGCGGTCAATCCGCGCCGGCAGTGGCGGGAGCTGATGGACGCCCGCCGCCATCTCTACACCGAAGTGGCACGCGTCGTCGTGGCCACCGACGACCGCACCCCCGAAGAGGTCGCCCAGGCGGTCCTCGACGCACTGGAGCTGAAGGACGTATGA
- the mltG gene encoding endolytic transglycosylase MltG has translation MTEYGRSSGSEPWHPEDPLYGDQGWGGQQAAASQPPYGGQPQQQYPQQPQQYGNQQDPYQQDPYQQQYDQQQQQQYDQQQQRYGQQQQQQYNGQQQQQYNDQQQYNGAWDTGQHPAMPYGVDPADTYGGRQPGYGSQQEADYYATPEAYPPPQPPGRRQAEPEPPTSDWDAEAPQEETHPFFTGDDGRDDDGEYDDEPRRGGGRDGRGKTKKKSRNGVACLVVSLILVGGLGGAGYFGYQFWQGQFGAPEDYTGAGSGSAQIDIPKGAGLGEIGTILREAGVVKSSGAFVSAADGKSIEAGVYTLAKGMSGKNAVAAMLNPASRNNLIVPPGKRNSWVYEQIDKRLGVKAGTTKAVATAKVKTLGLPDWADDNRDIKDPLEGFLYPDTYPVAKGMKPEAVLQKMVAQANEAFGKRDLKAEAARLGLKSPLEVLTVASLVQAEGKYKQDFDKVSRVVYNRLKPNNAETVGRLEFDSTINFIKSESTLDVGSVDNLRKIKDPYNTYDIKGLPPGPISNPGLDAFGSALNPTPGPWYYFVSITEDETLFAVTNAEHERNRKKYEEQQEKNRQ, from the coding sequence ATGACTGAGTATGGCCGGAGCTCCGGCTCCGAACCGTGGCATCCCGAGGACCCCTTGTACGGGGACCAGGGATGGGGAGGACAGCAGGCTGCAGCCAGCCAGCCTCCGTACGGCGGCCAGCCGCAGCAGCAGTACCCGCAGCAGCCGCAGCAGTACGGCAACCAGCAGGACCCGTACCAGCAGGACCCGTACCAGCAGCAGTACGACCAGCAACAGCAACAGCAGTACGACCAGCAACAACAGCGGTACGGTCAGCAACAACAGCAGCAGTACAACGGCCAGCAGCAACAGCAGTACAACGACCAGCAGCAGTACAACGGTGCCTGGGACACCGGCCAGCACCCCGCCATGCCGTACGGAGTGGACCCCGCCGACACATACGGCGGCCGGCAGCCCGGCTATGGCAGCCAGCAGGAGGCCGACTACTACGCCACTCCTGAGGCCTACCCGCCGCCGCAGCCCCCCGGCCGACGTCAGGCCGAGCCGGAGCCGCCCACGTCCGACTGGGATGCGGAGGCGCCGCAGGAGGAGACCCACCCCTTCTTCACCGGCGACGACGGCCGGGACGACGACGGTGAGTACGACGACGAGCCGCGCCGGGGCGGCGGCCGCGACGGCCGCGGCAAGACCAAGAAGAAGAGCCGCAACGGCGTCGCCTGTCTGGTTGTCTCGCTGATTCTCGTCGGCGGCCTCGGCGGTGCCGGCTACTTCGGTTACCAGTTCTGGCAGGGCCAGTTCGGCGCGCCCGAGGACTACACCGGCGCCGGAAGCGGCTCGGCCCAGATCGACATCCCCAAGGGGGCGGGCCTCGGAGAGATCGGCACCATCCTCAGGGAGGCCGGTGTCGTCAAGAGCTCGGGCGCCTTCGTCTCCGCCGCCGACGGAAAGAGCATCGAAGCCGGCGTCTATACGCTCGCCAAGGGCATGTCCGGCAAGAACGCGGTAGCCGCCATGCTCAACCCGGCCAGCCGCAACAACCTGATCGTCCCCCCGGGCAAGCGCAATTCCTGGGTCTACGAGCAGATCGACAAGCGCCTCGGAGTCAAGGCGGGAACCACCAAGGCCGTGGCGACGGCCAAGGTGAAGACCCTGGGCCTGCCCGACTGGGCCGATGACAACCGGGACATCAAGGACCCGCTGGAGGGTTTCCTCTACCCCGATACGTATCCGGTCGCCAAGGGTATGAAGCCGGAAGCTGTCCTTCAGAAGATGGTCGCCCAGGCGAACGAGGCATTCGGCAAGAGGGACCTCAAGGCCGAGGCCGCGAGGCTGGGCCTGAAGTCGCCGCTCGAGGTTCTCACTGTCGCGAGCCTCGTCCAGGCCGAAGGCAAGTACAAGCAGGACTTCGACAAGGTCTCGCGAGTCGTCTACAACCGCCTCAAGCCGAACAACGCCGAGACGGTCGGGCGCCTCGAGTTCGACTCGACGATCAACTTCATCAAGAGCGAGAGCACTCTCGACGTCGGTTCCGTGGACAACCTGCGGAAGATAAAAGATCCGTACAACACGTACGACATCAAGGGTCTGCCGCCGGGCCCGATCAGCAACCCGGGCCTGGACGCCTTCGGCTCGGCGCTCAACCCGACGCCCGGCCCCTGGTACTACTTCGTGTCGATCACCGAGGACGAGACGCTCTTCGCGGTCACCAACGCGGAGCACGAGCGGAACCGTAAGAAGTACGAAGAGCAGCAGGAGAAGAACAGGCAGTGA